One part of the Lotus japonicus ecotype B-129 chromosome 2, LjGifu_v1.2 genome encodes these proteins:
- the LOC130736051 gene encoding uncharacterized protein LOC130736051, with amino-acid sequence MDFAFIPANGASRGLLSMWNSSLFMVENMIKLESFLWLQVKISSGGVQCLVGNVYVPNSEEDIAFFFESLSEVIDLFTRSCLICGDYNVFLNLGERSGSPDVVDLSFCYFVGSNNLMDLPLKNYQFTWYSSRDNDLWSRLGRWIINEAAINGFEGISQVAENWGLYDHRPVIMSMGAINYGPKRFLFYNSWLLDQEFEGVVKEWWCSSTVVGWSGFVLQQKLETLKTNTRNWKGYSRKGTNEKILSLEIGLIEIGFQELMHHLEENGVSVELRRRRMSILDELWHEYRVEENRWRQEARTNWLKCGDRNIAYFHTACKVRQLVRKIQKLVVNGATEDPVKEAVFEHFKSFFSREDMCRP; translated from the coding sequence ATGGATTTTGCATTTATTCCTGCAAATGGAGCGTCTAGAGGGCTATTGTCGATGTGGAATTCATCTCTGTTCATGGtggaaaatatgataaaattggAGAGTTTCTTGTGGCTACAAGTCAAGATTAGCTCAGGTGGTGTTCAATGTCTTGTTGGGAATGTCTATGTCCCAAATTCAGAGGAGGATATAGCCTTCTTCTTTGAGTCTCTATCTGAGGTAATCGATTTATTTACTCGTTCTTGTTTAATTTGTGGAGATTATAATGTTTTTCTTAATCTTGGGGAGAGGAGTGGAAGCCCTGATGTTGTTGATTTGTCTTTCTGctatttcgtggggagcaataATCTGATGGACTTACCGCTCAAAAATTATCAATTTACTTGGTATAGCTCGAGGGATAACGACCTTTGGAGTCGTTTAGGCAGATGGATTATTAATGAAGCGGCCATCAATGGATTTGAGGGAATTAGTCAAGTTGCTGAAAATTGGGGGTTGTATGACCATCGGCCAGTGATCATGTCCATGGGTGCTATTAATTACGGGCCAAAACGATTTTTGTTTTACAATAGTTGGTTATTGGATCAGGAGTTTGAGGGAGTGGTTAAGGAATGGTGGTGCTCGTCTACGGTAGTGGGCTGGTCGGGATTTGTCCTCCAACAGAAGCTGGAAACTTTAAAAACAAACACTAGAAATTGGAAGGGGTACTCTAGGAAGgggacaaatgaaaagattttgTCTCTTGAAATTGGCCTTATTGAAATTGGCTTTCAGGAGTTGATGCATCATTTGGAAGAGAATGGAGTGTCGGTGGAGCTAAGGAGGAGGAGAATGTCAATTCTGGATGAGTTGTGGCATGAGTATAGAGTCGAAGAGAATAGGTGGAGGCAAGAAGCGAGAACTAATTGGCTTAAGTGCGGGGATAGAAATATTGCCTATTTTCATACCGCTTGTAAGGTGAGGCAATTAGTAAGGAAAATCCAGAAACTAGTTGTGAATGGTGCTACTGAAGACCCTGTCAAGGAGGCGGTTTTTGAACATTTCAAATCCTTCTTTTCGCGGGAGGATATGTGTAGACCCTGA